The Hippoglossus hippoglossus isolate fHipHip1 chromosome 4, fHipHip1.pri, whole genome shotgun sequence DNA window TTTAACCTGGGTATCTACTAATCTTAAAAATCAGTCAATTCAGTTCCCTTGGTTTCAGAGGATATACCTTTTTTGCAAGTGGTTGCAAGTAACAGGAAGAAGTTACACATCTATAAAAAGTTGATATCCTGCTCCCGCTAGCCACAGCTAGAAAAGATATTGTTTCATAATGGGCAAGAGTCAATTTAAGTAATTAATTTAATTCCTTATTGGCTTATGCATCCATACATTTTCTGTCGGTTACCTCAAGTTGACTAAATTACATTGCAAGAATATTACTGTGGAAAGTAATAAGTTAAATAGTTTTCAATACATTTCTATAGTAAATACACATGAAAGacatgacaaagaaaaatatattaaactgCGTTCTATGGGAGTATAGCATACAGACTGCTAGACCTTATTGCGCTGCTTATAAACATCATGTTTAGAGTAAACAGAAGACGATTTGGTTTGTTGTGCCACCAACATAAAAGTCAACCACAGAAACACCAGTGAAGAAGATCCCATGACGCTGGCTActgtgctgttttatttataacaaacagtgattacaaacaaaaacaaacattacaagGTTAGATAATGCTGGTTAATAGAATTCTTGTTTTCACTCAAATGGAAATCATTTTACTCATTTCAGCTTCTTTCCCCGCCTACTGTTCCCTCACAAACCTGCTTTACATTTCAGTTCAGTAAGCTGGAGCCGGTGCTGAGCAGCGGGATGCAGAGCACTGGTGAAAGCTTCAAGGCCGAGCGCTGGCTGCTTCACAGCTTACAGGTTCACATGCTGTCAGCTCAGCTCCGACCTCTGCTCAGGCATCTGGGACATGCACGTAAATACTATAATGGTGAGTTGTTCCAGTTTAATACAAGATACATTGTTGCATAGTGTAAACTAAAGTAAGAAATGTCTAAAATCACTTTCAGTTCCCCCTTTTCGTCTGTCCCTGTCCTTCTATACAAACTTTTGTCATCTTtcaatttctctttctttccatctACTATTTTTTTGTTCACCCTCTCTGTCTACGTCCCTCgtcctttgtttttctcttattgTATCTCTCTTATCTTTTCAGATGACGCGTTTCTGCTGAGCGAGCCTCACGTGACAGCCATGTTTCAGTGTCTGGAAGCTGTGGAACAGAACAATCCCAAACTGCTGGCCCAAGTAGACACAGTTGGGGTGCGTCTGGTGAAATTACTTAAATGCTTGAGCAATGTCTCAATATTGTATGTAACTTGTTAATTTGTCTTTCAtcctttatctgttttttttattatttatactttgGTGTTAATCATAATGTGATTTTACAAgccctggtggtggtgaagaAGAACTGCCgcatgtttttgtatttattaatacCCTTCCTTTTCACCCTCCAGCTGTCCCCTCTGAAGGGCCCACAATGTCTGGGTCTGTTGAAGAGccagagcctgtgtgtgttgccaGGGGCCGGTGGGGCCTGGAGAAACCGTGACGCAGTGCCTAGAGGAGAAACTCTAAACCGCAGACTTACCACCTCCAACTGCTCGTTGCGTGAAGCAGTCTTCACCAGCCACAAATCTGGACCCTCTACGGGAGTCCGGTCCcaaaacagcaacagcacaAGTGAGGAAAGCATGTTGAGTTTTTGATCTGTTTATCTGTTGTACCACTCATCTTTTAATGCCCAACCAACCTATGCAAACGGCTAATAGGGGctctttcctgttttttaaatttatttatgtCTGTTAACTATTTTCAATAGTCAATGAAATACAGGatttttcatgaaatgttttctgggactttttaatgtaaatgatggtGATGGGAGGTGAGGTAACAGGCATCACATAAAGCATTAGAACTTGCTATGTGAATGTCTGAATTGgcaaatgtgtctttgtgtttctcacctGGAGAAGGAGTGATAACTGAGATAAATGATATTCACACAGAGCGAGCACTTTGGGTCATTATTCAATTCTAAAACTTAATTGCTATGGCTTTGTTGTCAGTTTTAGGATCAGGAATTCAGTGAAAATCTCATCAGACAGATTGtgagtgtttttctctgtttaaatTAAGGATTTTGAGTTTTTTGATTGAGTGAAACAAACGAAGGGAAAGTTGTCATTGTTCTGCAATCAGTATATGcatggagagaggagatgggatCAGGGGATGGCACTATGAATGCACTACAGTTTGAGAATAGACTGACTGACTTTATTACAGAGGCCTGATTGTCTCTGGGCCACGTCAGTTACTGAAGAATGTGTTGATAAAGCCTCCAAAACTCTATGTCCTGAACTAGCTCACTAAAATGGACAAAAACCaagttcctctggttcctccaAGCATGTTTTAGGATCATTGTTCCTTTTTTgcattaaatacattatttacatCACTTTTATTCACAGATCCCAATAGAAAATCCAATTTAACtgaggaaaaatgaaaatatattgcATGCATGTAGAAAATAAGAATATTAAATTACAATGCTGATAACCTAGTTTGAAACAATGATTTTGCATTCAGCATATGACCTGTAATCTTAAATTTTGTTTCTATCCAATCATCTTTCTCAACCCGCCTCACCTCATCTTTACGTTGTGTTGCAGACACTACCTCTCCTGCCGGCATCGTCGGACCtccctgggtgtgtgtgtccaggccAGGGGAGAGCGAGCGAGGCATAACATCCCCCCCCGGCTCCGTCTCGGTCCCTTGTATCACCCTAAAGGAGTCCACAACGCCCACCCATCCCCAACCTGAAGCTGGGGACTCTGGTGATGGTGACTATGACGACGGGCCAGAGTACCTGGCTATCGGTAACCTGGGGCAACGCAGTCGCCGTGACTCCCAAAGCTCCACCCACAGTAGCGAGCAGGGTGTGACCCCGGGGCATTCCATGGAGCGAAGATCCCAGGCCCCGCCCCCACCTCGGCGCTCGTCTTTTTCTGAGGTCCAGAGGGGGTCGGGCCGCGGGTCCCGAGGACACACCCGCTCGTTCTCAGACACAGGGATCAATCAGAAACTCAGGAATGGTAAGTTAACTCGGAGGGACCTTATTTGACAGCAGGTCAGGGTAACCTCGAACAGCTAGTATGTAAGATATGTTGTATTAAAGAGAAAGTTAAACTGAAATCTGAGTATGatgattaatatttaaaaacatatatacatttaatgaaGGGTTAAACTAATTAAGAATGAGCCGCCATCTTTTTGAAGATGATAAAAACACCTCTCCttaacatttccttttttgcaCACTGTCTTTGTAAAATGAAACATAGATTTAGTTAATCCTGCATAgtctttatgtttatttgttgctCAGTAACATGTGGTCGGGCCACATTCTATCGCAGAAGATGCACACTTCCTCtctgaatgttttaaatatatctgtATTAACTTCTCCATTCTTTGCTCGCTGTTTCCCTCTCTTGGCTTGAGGTaactttttctccctctgctctatctctctctctggtgtctTTTTCTACTGTTTGTGCGAAAGGAGGGGCCCCCCGAAAAATCACCATAATAATAGAGGATCCGGTTGAAGGTCGGCAGTGCAGTTAACTGTACTCCATCATTCGACCCCTATCCCCAcccttcttttttatttttctctgcatgGTGATGAAGTCTCTCCACCCTTCTCATTTTCAGTTTCACCTTTACCTTCATAATATGTGCTTTTAGTCATTGAGgttcttttttcattgttttgttaagtctgttttttattcaggTCAAGTGACTTGACAAAGTCATAAATGAtcactttattgtttttgtgtatggaCACATTTTTCATGAAGTCTAAGTATTTCATTGAAAGTATGATGGTGTGTTAAAATGGCAAGTTATTAGAGATGCTGTGTGTCAACGTCCGGATTTTGTTCTGGCATTGtgaaaaataatgtgaaaagtATATTTTATACCTTTTCTTTAGGAAAAATACCATCATTAAGTATAGTACAGTTAACTATGTTATTATGATTAGATTATACTGATTGACGCACATTATACTGACAAGGGTCAACACTCATCAACAGtcatattcattatttgtttCTGCATGCAATGAAATGAACCGTTTCCATAGATCTTATTGATTGTTTCATACAAAAACAATGATGCATCAAATCCAAGTTTGTGTATGAATGATGTTGTGCATTCCCATACATTTTTAAGAATTCATTATGTATTTTAGCGACTCTGGAATTTCGATAACAGGCCGTTAACATGGACCGTCTGTGTCATAGAATCGCCCGTTGACGAATGCTGCTTGAAGGACTACAGCCCCTTCTCTCCTCAGTGCAGTGATTCCAGCGATCCAAGTTCCCTCTACATGGAGTCTTGTGAGTTTTCTGTTATTCTGTTTGCATAAGAACATAAACTATagtcacaaacatgcacatatgtAAACAATATTTAACTAGATACAATTTAGTCTTAATCAGGGATTCTTTAAAGTTTAAGTAAGATGTGAGAAAATCCACTGCAAACTTTATGTGTTTGTTCCTGTAAGTGTGTCAGCCAGTCTGTTAACTTGACTCTGGACCCTGAGCAGTAAGTTCATAGAAAGGTTGttaggtgtgtttgtgagtataaatattttattggCCATGATATCTACTTCAGACTTGGTGCAATAGTGAGTTTATTATTTAGATAAAAACAGGTCATGACATCTTGTAATATTTTATCTAACTGTTTGTTAAAGTGCAAAAAgccaaacatttattttgaaagctaaAACAGATAACCCTAAAATTCCAACATTGAATCACTTGcatacaaaatgtaatggtgcTTCGTTTGTATGTTTTGGTGCTTCAGATGGGTCCCAGTACAGCAGTGTGCCAGATGGGATGTTCAGGAAACCGTCAGAGGGCCAGAGCCTCATCAGCTACCTGTCAGAGCAGGACTTTGGCAGCTGTGCTGACCTTGAAAAGGTCAGAGTGTGGTCCATTTAAACACATTGCTCATAACTAATTACATCTGCAGTTAGTTCTAATTGTTCAAACTCTGTTATATACACTTTTATGCAAATTGGTGAATGGAGAATTATAATTATTTGAACAATTCAATACTACAATTCTACAATTCATGTGGCTAATTTAGAGAAAAGAGGGTTAAAACAATGACGTCAGTCTTCTACCTGAGCTGATATCtaattttctctgtctttctcttcagGAAAACGCCCATTTCAGCATTTCCGAGTCCCTTATTGCAGCAATCGAGTTGATGAAGTGCAACCTGCGGCGTCGGGaagaggagggcgaggaggagggagacagtgaCTGTGAGATTCAGCAGCTCAAGCAGAAGATCCGCCTACGCAGGCAACAGATCCGTCACAGCCGCCTGCCACCCTGCACAACCTCCCACCCCAGTAAGAAAGTATTGGGATGCAATTAGATAAAACACATAGTCATCTGTACAGGTGCATGATGTTTCCTTCACAAAACTCATGGTCTgggtttatattttatgttagATATTCAGGTTTAGATTAGATATGAAACATACTTCATATTTTTGCAAATCAATCGcagatttacacaaaaacttGACAGGTTTGGTTTGGTGAATTTGGATCCTTCACTCAACAAGATGTATTCAATGGGATTTGTATGTCTCAGTCTCAAATATTTCCCCTGGCTCAACAAATGAGCCCCACTGGCATAGTATAAATTAAAATTGTATATTGAGCCATCTGATACACTCATGTGTCtgattctttatttttgtacttcttgttttatcttcctctcctgcagttATTCACTCCACTGACAGTGGAGGCTCCAGGAGGAGCTCTCAGGACTCCTACCAGGGCCTGTCGGACTCGGGCTCagctgaggaggtggaggagtgcGAACtaagaggtagagagagggaaTGAGGGAGCATGAGGAACAGAACACATAACAAATGAGTTTGTAATGAGGTTCCCAATTAGCCATTCCTTTTTCAAATGGAATTCAGGGTTGCTAGTATAGCCCTGCAAGCAAAATGGCAATAGAAAAATATCTATTTGGATAAAGTATTCAATTTTAAATCCAAAATGCACATGATGCCTTCAAGGaaatccttttctttctgtgtgaatGAGTATGTTTGTGTTCCATTCATAATTCATAACCTCATCATCTTGCAGTCTTCATATCACCCTTTAACATGGACTGTAAACATGGTAGTCTGATTTCAAAGGTCACAGAATGATAGTCTGCAGTGTTAGTTCTGTAAAATTGTCTTATTAGTGTTGCTATTTATTCAGACATTACAGTTAGAAAGATGGCATATCTAGGATTATTATGGTCATAAATAGGTTTGAAGggtgttgtttgtgttggaaATCTTCTACTATATTCTACGctgtcattttcaaaacatttccTCTGAGTTGAGGAAACAGATGAAAGTTTCTGAGACACTAACAGAGAGAAATATCTAAACATTTGATACCACTAACATGGGTTGTGGGATTTTCTTTGTGCATGTATAATGTACTTGACTTTTATATCtttatgtgttaatgtgtttattgtgtctGCACCTCTCAGTATTGCAGTATGTGCATAGACACGTGTGTTGTATCTTGGAGCTGTATTACTTCCATATGTGTAGTATGGGTGCAGTGTACTAAGCTGTAGCATGTTTGcctgtgacactgacacacgtctctgtggagtgttgaaatgtttgtgcGTGTGGTGATGGTTGTGCTGAGTGTTAGTTTCTGTCTCTCAGATGGCTGCGAGGGTCAGTCCCTGCTGGCGGTGTCTCAGAACGGCCTCTCCCTGTCACTCGCCTCCCTCTTCTCAGGTATCTGCAGGCTGGACGTGTGGGCGAGGCTCCA harbors:
- the rubcn gene encoding run domain Beclin-1-interacting and cysteine-rich domain-containing protein isoform X3, whose protein sequence is MEIAAEEEAEERRREHWKLLSSLKTTVEGLVSTNNPNVWSRYGGLQRLQKDMNNILSHGLKNEQVYYKQRDYWPFVWCVRYVSPHLASHVEQFSKLEPVLSSGMQSTGESFKAERWLLHSLQVHMLSAQLRPLLRHLGHARKYYNDDAFLLSEPHVTAMFQCLEAVEQNNPKLLAQVDTVGLSPLKGPQCLGLLKSQSLCVLPGAGGAWRNRDAVPRGETLNRRLTTSNCSLREAVFTSHKSGPSTGVRSQNSNSTNTTSPAGIVGPPWVCVSRPGESERGITSPPGSVSVPCITLKESTTPTHPQPEAGDSGDGDYDDGPEYLAIGNLGQRSRRDSQSSTHSSEQGVTPGHSMERRSQAPPPPRRSSFSEVQRGSGRGSRGHTRSFSDTGINQKLRNGGAPRKITIIIEDPVEESPVDECCLKDYSPFSPQCSDSSDPSSLYMESYGSQYSSVPDGMFRKPSEGQSLISYLSEQDFGSCADLEKENAHFSISESLIAAIELMKCNLRRREEEGEEEGDSDCEIQQLKQKIRLRRQQIRHSRLPPCTTSHPIIHSTDSGGSRRSSQDSYQGLSDSGSAEEVEECELRDADIKRSVSSRSFLSSESISPSFLQSNSAESVAMGLLRQFEGMQLPAASELDWLVPEHDAPQKLLPIPDSLPISPDDGEHADIYKLRIRVRGNLEWAPPRPQIIFNIHPAPKKKIVVAKQNYRCAGCGTRIDPDYIKRLRYCEYLGRYFCQCCHENAQAVVPGRVLRKWDFSKYYVSNFARDLLSKIAGDPLFNPNDINSGLYKKVKPLEAVRVLRVQLFHMKNLFKTCRFAKGVLDHFDSLPGHLTEDLHLFSLNDLSAVRNGELAPRMKELIKLGTVHVDGCVLCQAKGFVCEFCGNDKDIIFPFQLNKCQRCEECHACYHRNCFRAGKECPRCLRLAERRERMARKNMEEQEDEGGGT
- the rubcn gene encoding run domain Beclin-1-interacting and cysteine-rich domain-containing protein isoform X1, which translates into the protein MEIAAEEEAEERRREHWKLLSSLKTTVEGLVSTNNPNVWSRYGGLQRLQKDMNNILSHGLKNEQVYYKQRDYWPFVWCVRYVSPHLASHVEQFSKLEPVLSSGMQSTGESFKAERWLLHSLQVHMLSAQLRPLLRHLGHARKYYNDDAFLLSEPHVTAMFQCLEAVEQNNPKLLAQVDTVGLSPLKGPQCLGLLKSQSLCVLPGAGGAWRNRDAVPRGETLNRRLTTSNCSLREAVFTSHKSGPSTGVRSQNSNSTNTTSPAGIVGPPWVCVSRPGESERGITSPPGSVSVPCITLKESTTPTHPQPEAGDSGDGDYDDGPEYLAIGNLGQRSRRDSQSSTHSSEQGVTPGHSMERRSQAPPPPRRSSFSEVQRGSGRGSRGHTRSFSDTGINQKLRNGGAPRKITIIIEDPVEESPVDECCLKDYSPFSPQCSDSSDPSSLYMESYGSQYSSVPDGMFRKPSEGQSLISYLSEQDFGSCADLEKENAHFSISESLIAAIELMKCNLRRREEEGEEEGDSDCEIQQLKQKIRLRRQQIRHSRLPPCTTSHPIIHSTDSGGSRRSSQDSYQGLSDSGSAEEVEECELRDGCEGQSLLAVSQNGLSLSLASLFSDADIKRSVSSRSFLSSESISPSFLQSNSAESVAMGLLRQFEGMQLPAASELDWLVPEHDAPQKLLPIPDSLPISPDDGEHADIYKLRIRVRGNLEWAPPRPQIIFNIHPAPKKKIVVAKQNYRCAGCGTRIDPDYIKRLRYCEYLGRYFCQCCHENAQAVVPGRVLRKWDFSKYYVSNFARDLLSKIAGDPLFNPNDINSGLYKKVKPLEAVRVLRVQLFHMKNLFKTCRFAKGVLDHFDSLPGHLTEDLHLFSLNDLSAVRNGELAPRMKELIKLGTVHVDGCVLCQAKGFVCEFCGNDKDIIFPFQLNKCQRCEECHACYHRNCFRAGKECPRCLRLAERRERMARKNMEEQEDEGGGT
- the rubcn gene encoding run domain Beclin-1-interacting and cysteine-rich domain-containing protein isoform X2, with product MEIAAEEEAEERRREHWKLLSSLKTTVEGLVSTNNPNVWSRYGGLQRLQKDMNNILSHGLKNEQVYYKQRDYWPFVWCVRYVSPHLASHVEQFSKLEPVLSSGMQSTGESFKAERWLLHSLQVHMLSAQLRPLLRHLGHARKYYNDDAFLLSEPHVTAMFQCLEAVEQNNPKLLAQVDTVGLSPLKGPQCLGLLKSQSLCVLPGAGGAWRNRDAVPRGETLNRRLTTSNCSLREAVFTSHKSGPSTGVRSQNSNSTNTTSPAGIVGPPWVCVSRPGESERGITSPPGSVSVPCITLKESTTPTHPQPEAGDSGDGDYDDGPEYLAIGNLGQRSRRDSQSSTHSSEQGVTPGHSMERRSQAPPPPRRSSFSEVQRGSGRGSRGHTRSFSDTGINQKLRNESPVDECCLKDYSPFSPQCSDSSDPSSLYMESYGSQYSSVPDGMFRKPSEGQSLISYLSEQDFGSCADLEKENAHFSISESLIAAIELMKCNLRRREEEGEEEGDSDCEIQQLKQKIRLRRQQIRHSRLPPCTTSHPIIHSTDSGGSRRSSQDSYQGLSDSGSAEEVEECELRDGCEGQSLLAVSQNGLSLSLASLFSDADIKRSVSSRSFLSSESISPSFLQSNSAESVAMGLLRQFEGMQLPAASELDWLVPEHDAPQKLLPIPDSLPISPDDGEHADIYKLRIRVRGNLEWAPPRPQIIFNIHPAPKKKIVVAKQNYRCAGCGTRIDPDYIKRLRYCEYLGRYFCQCCHENAQAVVPGRVLRKWDFSKYYVSNFARDLLSKIAGDPLFNPNDINSGLYKKVKPLEAVRVLRVQLFHMKNLFKTCRFAKGVLDHFDSLPGHLTEDLHLFSLNDLSAVRNGELAPRMKELIKLGTVHVDGCVLCQAKGFVCEFCGNDKDIIFPFQLNKCQRCEECHACYHRNCFRAGKECPRCLRLAERRERMARKNMEEQEDEGGGT
- the rubcn gene encoding run domain Beclin-1-interacting and cysteine-rich domain-containing protein isoform X4, producing the protein MEIAAEEEAEERRREHWKLLSSLKTTVEGLVSTNNPNVWSRYGGLQRLQKDMNNILSHGLKNEQVYYKQRDYWPFVWCVRYVSPHLASHVEQFSKLEPVLSSGMQSTGESFKAERWLLHSLQVHMLSAQLRPLLRHLGHARKYYNDDAFLLSEPHVTAMFQCLEAVEQNNPKLLAQVDTVGLSPLKGPQCLGLLKSQSLCVLPGAGGAWRNRDAVPRGETLNRRLTTSNCSLREAVFTSHKSGPSTGVRSQNSNSTNTTSPAGIVGPPWVCVSRPGESERGITSPPGSVSVPCITLKESTTPTHPQPEAGDSGDGDYDDGPEYLAIGNLGQRSRRDSQSSTHSSEQGVTPGHSMERRSQAPPPPRRSSFSEVQRGSGRGSRGHTRSFSDTGINQKLRNESPVDECCLKDYSPFSPQCSDSSDPSSLYMESYGSQYSSVPDGMFRKPSEGQSLISYLSEQDFGSCADLEKENAHFSISESLIAAIELMKCNLRRREEEGEEEGDSDCEIQQLKQKIRLRRQQIRHSRLPPCTTSHPIIHSTDSGGSRRSSQDSYQGLSDSGSAEEVEECELRDADIKRSVSSRSFLSSESISPSFLQSNSAESVAMGLLRQFEGMQLPAASELDWLVPEHDAPQKLLPIPDSLPISPDDGEHADIYKLRIRVRGNLEWAPPRPQIIFNIHPAPKKKIVVAKQNYRCAGCGTRIDPDYIKRLRYCEYLGRYFCQCCHENAQAVVPGRVLRKWDFSKYYVSNFARDLLSKIAGDPLFNPNDINSGLYKKVKPLEAVRVLRVQLFHMKNLFKTCRFAKGVLDHFDSLPGHLTEDLHLFSLNDLSAVRNGELAPRMKELIKLGTVHVDGCVLCQAKGFVCEFCGNDKDIIFPFQLNKCQRCEECHACYHRNCFRAGKECPRCLRLAERRERMARKNMEEQEDEGGGT